In one Mucilaginibacter ginsenosidivorax genomic region, the following are encoded:
- a CDS encoding DUF6443 domain-containing protein, which produces MELPKKIYKSFLLMAGVFFTVSAAHGQTSTQNYIRTRVPRVPIATNTRLDQLTGVKDSVMTTIDYVDGLGRPLQTVQMQASPAGYDVILPHTYDAFGREAVTYLPYRTTNTSYGAYRSDALTTGAGVRAFYNPANGTAEGQQTSGVVLTPYPYSVTGFEASPLNTVIEQGAPGQAWQPGAAPDAASNKNTLRMVQTINDQSAFSTTNVTSSNTGSRMAALYTATVNTNGSRSLVRAGNTATYGSGQLFVSIARNENWKPTDGCFGTTEEYKDKDGHVVLKRTYNIKGSTAEMLSTYYVYDDLGNLCFVLPPGASPDANAAVSQSALGNFCYQYRYDARGRLFQKKVPGKGWEFIIYNSIDQAIATQDSVQRMKASQEWTITKYDALGRPVITGIFQNGSSGTDNHVAVQALADAVTTLWEAPATTGSTGYTGNAWPNTYTTTLTVSYYDLYTNVLGIPSLYNQQSNTLYTKRTTGLQTATKALVLNTTGDYLWSVSYYDEDGQVIRTFSQHYVGGSSALSQYNYDDVITGYNFNKQALSNLRQHYVANAAKTAPVRKLLSSEAYSYDHMGRRRTGASQLQDSTNTIQGAVRVSLASYNEIGQLTKKGLHSINGTSNFLQNVDYRYNPRGWLTNINNPTLSVDGGITNTDTNDQFGMELKYDNAATPQYNGNIGSTTVKTTALSGTSYPALTYNYAYDKINRLTNAVSTTTTPNDNFYNENVTYDVMGNITKLNRYDKPASSRIAIDSLTYTYVSGNKIDRIDELGTAAGFINGANQAAEYTYDGNGNQLMDLNKGLTQTYNMLNLPQTAVRAGISVAYIYDAAGRKLRKLSTSGSTTTVTEYVNGIQYEYTGTYPVISFIQTEEGRARKNGTVYKYEYDLKDHLGNTRLTTTWDPSDAANQLTPLNSQRNDYYAFGYTIQSLIGTLPSSPNHYLYNHKELQDETGLYDYGARFYDPVIARWAAVDPLAEKMRRWSPYNYVFDDPMRFTDPDGMGPEKVRAPKKEQQAQLLGYLNFRSKTQYTFKNGYLTVDKNAKDNKAGSSKYSNRLNEAIRNPKTLTLVMGQTFKGENNATLSVDLNAGGGVTSTPAKPANSMSIDQRPGIAGDPVITISGNPNNSILDNGKIVPDDASLIIMHEIVGHGLPIMRGSTKGNAVDDENEIRKDLNVPLRPLDPLHKESNFNH; this is translated from the coding sequence ATGGAATTGCCAAAAAAAATATATAAGAGTTTCCTGCTAATGGCAGGAGTGTTTTTCACCGTAAGCGCGGCGCACGGCCAAACCTCCACGCAAAACTACATCCGTACCAGGGTGCCGCGCGTACCCATCGCTACCAATACCCGGCTTGACCAGCTGACGGGGGTCAAGGATTCTGTAATGACGACGATAGACTACGTGGACGGCCTTGGCCGGCCGCTGCAAACGGTACAGATGCAGGCATCGCCTGCGGGGTACGACGTGATTCTGCCCCATACTTATGATGCCTTTGGGAGGGAAGCCGTAACGTATTTGCCCTACCGGACAACCAATACCAGCTACGGCGCTTACCGCAGCGACGCACTTACCACGGGTGCAGGTGTAAGGGCTTTTTATAATCCGGCAAACGGTACCGCCGAGGGGCAGCAGACGAGCGGGGTGGTGCTTACACCTTATCCATATTCGGTTACCGGCTTTGAGGCCTCGCCACTGAACACGGTAATTGAGCAGGGTGCGCCCGGGCAGGCCTGGCAGCCCGGGGCCGCGCCGGATGCGGCCAGCAACAAAAACACGCTGCGCATGGTTCAAACCATCAACGACCAAAGCGCATTCAGCACCACTAACGTCACCTCGTCCAATACCGGCAGCCGGATGGCGGCCCTGTATACCGCGACGGTGAACACCAACGGCAGCCGCTCGTTGGTACGCGCAGGCAATACGGCCACCTACGGCAGCGGGCAGCTGTTTGTGAGTATTGCCCGCAACGAAAACTGGAAACCCACCGACGGTTGCTTTGGCACCACGGAGGAGTACAAGGACAAGGACGGCCATGTAGTGCTTAAACGGACGTATAACATTAAAGGCAGCACGGCCGAGATGCTGAGCACCTATTACGTGTATGACGACCTTGGGAACCTGTGCTTCGTACTGCCGCCGGGAGCAAGCCCCGATGCCAATGCGGCCGTCAGCCAGAGTGCGCTTGGCAACTTCTGCTACCAGTACCGTTACGATGCCCGCGGAAGGCTGTTTCAGAAAAAAGTACCGGGCAAGGGCTGGGAGTTTATCATTTATAACAGCATCGACCAGGCTATAGCTACCCAGGATTCGGTACAGCGGATGAAGGCGAGCCAGGAATGGACGATAACCAAGTACGACGCGCTGGGCAGGCCGGTGATTACGGGCATTTTTCAAAACGGCAGCAGCGGTACCGATAACCACGTAGCCGTACAGGCGCTGGCCGATGCGGTTACCACGCTTTGGGAGGCTCCCGCTACCACGGGCAGCACCGGCTACACGGGCAATGCCTGGCCCAATACCTATACCACAACGCTCACGGTGTCTTATTATGACCTGTATACCAACGTGCTCGGTATTCCATCTTTGTACAACCAGCAAAGCAATACGCTGTACACCAAGCGGACAACCGGTTTACAAACCGCAACAAAAGCCCTGGTGCTGAACACCACGGGCGACTACCTGTGGAGCGTGTCCTATTACGACGAGGACGGGCAGGTGATCCGCACCTTCAGCCAGCATTACGTGGGCGGCTCGTCGGCACTGAGCCAGTACAACTACGACGACGTAATCACCGGATACAACTTTAACAAGCAGGCGTTATCCAATCTCCGGCAGCATTATGTGGCCAACGCGGCCAAAACGGCTCCCGTACGTAAGCTGCTATCCTCGGAGGCTTATTCTTACGATCATATGGGCAGGCGAAGAACAGGCGCCAGCCAGCTTCAGGACAGCACCAACACCATCCAGGGCGCCGTGCGGGTGTCGCTGGCCAGTTACAACGAGATAGGCCAGCTGACCAAAAAAGGCCTGCATTCCATCAACGGTACCTCCAACTTCCTGCAGAACGTAGACTACCGCTACAACCCAAGGGGCTGGCTGACGAACATCAACAACCCCACCCTAAGTGTCGACGGCGGGATTACCAATACCGATACCAACGACCAGTTTGGCATGGAGCTGAAGTACGACAACGCGGCAACGCCGCAGTACAACGGAAACATTGGCAGCACCACGGTGAAGACGACGGCCCTGTCGGGCACCAGCTACCCGGCCCTTACCTATAACTACGCCTACGACAAGATTAACAGGCTAACCAACGCGGTGAGCACCACCACGACCCCCAACGACAATTTTTATAATGAGAACGTGACCTACGACGTGATGGGCAACATCACGAAGCTGAACAGGTACGACAAGCCTGCAAGCTCCCGCATAGCGATTGACAGCCTGACGTACACATACGTAAGTGGGAACAAGATAGATCGGATCGACGAACTGGGCACGGCAGCGGGCTTCATCAACGGCGCGAACCAGGCGGCAGAATACACCTATGACGGCAACGGCAACCAGCTGATGGACCTGAACAAGGGACTTACCCAAACCTACAACATGCTCAACCTGCCGCAGACGGCGGTCAGGGCAGGCATATCGGTTGCCTACATCTACGATGCCGCGGGCAGGAAACTGAGGAAGCTGTCGACAAGCGGAAGCACGACCACTGTCACGGAGTACGTGAACGGCATCCAGTACGAGTATACGGGCACCTATCCCGTGATTTCCTTTATCCAGACCGAAGAAGGCAGGGCGAGGAAAAACGGAACGGTGTACAAATACGAGTATGACCTGAAGGACCACCTGGGCAACACCAGGTTGACCACCACTTGGGACCCGTCGGACGCGGCGAACCAGCTTACGCCGCTGAATTCGCAAAGAAATGATTATTATGCGTTTGGGTATACCATACAAAGTTTGATCGGTACTTTGCCAAGTTCTCCAAATCACTATCTTTACAATCACAAGGAGTTGCAGGACGAGACGGGACTTTACGATTATGGCGCAAGGTTCTATGATCCGGTGATTGCAAGATGGGCAGCTGTGGACCCGTTGGCTGAGAAGATGAGGAGGTGGTCACCTTATAATTATGTATTTGATGACCCGATGAGGTTTACTGATCCCGATGGAATGGGCCCCGAAAAAGTAAGAGCTCCTAAAAAGGAGCAGCAGGCACAGCTACTTGGTTATCTTAACTTCAGATCAAAAACACAATACACCTTCAAAAATGGCTATCTTACGGTTGATAAAAATGCAAAAGACAACAAAGCGGGATCCTCAAAATATTCTAACAGGCTTAATGAAGCGATTAGAAATCCTAAAACACTTACGCTTGTTATGGGTCAAACATTTAAAGGCGAAAACAATGCAACGCTATCAGTTGATCTCAATGCAGGAGGTGGTGTGACATCTACACCTGCGAAGCCAGCAAATAGTATGTCTATAGACCAAAGGCCAGGTATTGCAGGTGATCCTGTTATAACGATATCAGGTAATCCTAACAACAGTATATTAGATAATGGGAAGATCGTTCCCGACGATGCATCATTGATCATTATGCATGAAATTGTAGGACACGGACTTCCGATAATGCGGGGGTCAACTAAAGGGAATGCAGTTGACGATGAAAACGAAATTCGGAAAGATCTCAACGTACCTTTAAGACCACTTGATCCCCTGCATAAAGAAAGTAACTTCAATCATTAG